One part of the Enterococcus sp. DIV1094 genome encodes these proteins:
- a CDS encoding GNAT family N-acetyltransferase encodes MRIREITPQDDLAIKEIIQNSLESLGLAIEGTAYFDPQLSHLSDYYQSLPHAAYWVVQIDDQVVGGVGIAPFDEQKQICELQKLYLAPEAVGLGIANQLMEKALSYASHYYRECYLETMHALKPACKLYEKFGFHLMSAPLPGSDHSTMDAWYIKNLKKDSE; translated from the coding sequence ATGCGAATAAGAGAAATCACCCCTCAAGATGACTTAGCAATAAAAGAAATCATTCAAAATTCTCTCGAATCACTCGGTTTAGCAATTGAAGGCACGGCGTATTTCGATCCTCAATTAAGTCATTTATCAGACTATTACCAATCGTTACCTCATGCAGCTTATTGGGTCGTTCAAATCGATGATCAAGTGGTTGGCGGAGTTGGAATTGCGCCCTTCGACGAGCAAAAACAGATATGCGAATTACAAAAATTATACTTAGCACCAGAAGCTGTTGGTTTAGGGATTGCGAATCAATTGATGGAAAAAGCATTATCTTATGCAAGTCATTATTATCGCGAGTGCTATTTGGAAACGATGCACGCCTTAAAACCCGCATGCAAGCTATATGAGAAATTTGGTTTTCACTTGATGTCTGCCCCACTACCTGGCTCTGACCATTCAACAATGGATGCCTGGTACATCAAAAACTTGAAAAAAGACAGTGAATAA
- a CDS encoding cation-translocating P-type ATPase: MKKIENLQTDVQKGLIQQEAQERLRYYGLNSIDTQANKSIFTYVKEAMKDITILILLVATGLSTYIAYQTHPDDFTEPVVIFSIVLLNLYLSIRQQKSAEKSMEQLKKMSTPTSSVLREGVVKEINSSEIVPGDIVQLTLGDRVPADAKVISCVNFFVDESFLTGESEPNEKDASYQASETDGLSDRKDLVFSGALVVTGKATILVEKTGNETEIGKISHLISNEITNVAPLQIKMQKLGKILGIVAIIAGFLAIGIGITKGLSVETSIMTAISMAVAAIPEVLPVVVTISLAVGMGNMAVKKTIVRTPSTVETVGGVSVICSDKTGTITENKMTVKKIAPLAEMPALLSFTEDQEKNLLFLFYLASSFSENEGGSNPTESAIKKAIDTRFSEKELQEHLSHLKKIKELPFDSKRKRMTDVYQIGKEYVSVTKGAFDRLQLANPNEHYLTIHDQLANQAYRVLGVAYKVFQQPIEDISEEDLEEGLTFSGFVGIIDPAKKEVAKAVEVAKQAGIKTIMITGDHLLTASRIAKEVGILEEGNEAITGAELKKISDRDLVKRIDRYRVFARTSPEDKIRIVKAFQENDEIVAMTGDGVNDAPALKAADVGIAMGSGTEVAKEASDMILVDDHFATIVQAVEEGRRVYQNIRKSLYAMLGCNISALTVVLLSLIFGWGAPVTAIQLLIIKVVADGIPGFSLSVEPSEEKNMEKQPIHKNESIFSQGLAVKILEISVVFTIVTLLAIVIGRTQSVAIAETMTFIVLGLSTIIHMYNCRSEQSILRLKFLGNPLLVLTTMIGALIIVLLVTIPVTQHIFGFVTIGLTNWLWVLGLSLIPVIYIEIKKWTHLF, translated from the coding sequence ATGAAAAAAATCGAAAACTTACAGACAGATGTACAAAAAGGATTAATACAGCAAGAAGCGCAAGAGCGATTACGATACTATGGATTAAATTCGATTGATACTCAAGCAAATAAAAGTATTTTTACCTATGTGAAAGAAGCAATGAAAGATATCACGATTTTGATCTTATTAGTTGCTACTGGACTGTCCACGTATATTGCGTATCAAACACATCCAGATGACTTTACAGAACCGGTCGTTATCTTTTCAATCGTTTTATTAAATCTTTATTTGTCGATACGGCAACAAAAAAGTGCAGAAAAATCGATGGAACAATTAAAAAAAATGAGTACTCCAACTAGTAGTGTTTTAAGAGAAGGTGTCGTCAAAGAAATCAATAGCTCGGAGATCGTACCTGGCGATATCGTTCAACTAACATTAGGTGATCGTGTACCTGCTGACGCGAAAGTAATCTCGTGTGTTAATTTCTTTGTTGACGAATCATTCTTGACGGGAGAAAGCGAGCCAAACGAAAAGGATGCTTCTTATCAAGCCAGTGAGACTGACGGATTGAGCGATCGTAAAGATTTAGTCTTTTCTGGTGCATTAGTCGTAACAGGTAAAGCGACGATCTTAGTAGAAAAAACTGGAAATGAGACGGAAATCGGAAAAATCTCTCACTTGATCTCGAATGAAATCACCAATGTCGCACCTCTGCAAATCAAAATGCAAAAACTTGGGAAAATACTGGGAATCGTGGCAATCATTGCCGGTTTCCTTGCAATTGGCATAGGAATTACGAAAGGATTGAGCGTAGAAACTAGTATTATGACGGCTATCTCAATGGCAGTTGCGGCAATACCAGAAGTGTTACCTGTTGTTGTAACCATTTCTCTAGCTGTAGGTATGGGAAACATGGCAGTTAAGAAAACGATCGTGCGAACACCATCGACTGTTGAGACAGTGGGGGGCGTGTCAGTGATTTGCTCAGATAAAACGGGGACGATCACTGAAAATAAAATGACAGTGAAAAAAATTGCTCCTCTAGCAGAAATGCCGGCTCTGCTATCTTTCACAGAAGATCAAGAAAAAAATCTCCTTTTCCTGTTTTATCTTGCCAGTAGTTTTTCTGAGAATGAAGGGGGTAGTAATCCAACTGAATCAGCCATAAAAAAGGCAATAGATACTCGGTTTTCAGAGAAGGAATTACAGGAACATCTTTCTCACTTGAAAAAAATCAAAGAATTGCCGTTTGATTCAAAAAGAAAACGTATGACGGACGTCTATCAGATTGGTAAAGAATATGTTTCGGTAACAAAAGGGGCGTTTGACCGATTACAATTGGCAAATCCCAATGAACACTATTTAACGATACATGATCAACTTGCTAACCAAGCGTATCGTGTCTTGGGAGTAGCGTACAAAGTTTTTCAACAACCGATTGAAGACATATCCGAGGAAGATTTAGAAGAGGGGCTAACTTTTTCTGGTTTTGTCGGTATTATAGATCCGGCGAAAAAAGAAGTGGCAAAAGCAGTGGAAGTAGCTAAACAAGCTGGAATCAAAACCATTATGATCACTGGCGACCATTTATTGACCGCTTCACGTATTGCTAAAGAAGTGGGGATATTGGAGGAAGGAAACGAAGCAATCACAGGAGCTGAACTGAAAAAAATCAGTGATAGAGACTTAGTTAAAAGGATCGATAGGTACCGTGTCTTCGCTCGAACGTCACCTGAGGATAAAATACGGATCGTTAAAGCCTTTCAAGAAAATGACGAAATCGTTGCAATGACCGGGGACGGAGTGAACGATGCCCCAGCGCTGAAAGCAGCAGACGTCGGCATTGCTATGGGAAGCGGCACTGAAGTGGCAAAAGAAGCATCTGATATGATCTTAGTAGACGATCATTTTGCCACGATCGTCCAAGCAGTAGAAGAGGGGCGGAGAGTGTATCAAAATATCCGAAAATCACTTTATGCCATGTTAGGTTGTAATATTTCGGCTCTGACGGTCGTATTGCTTTCTTTGATTTTCGGTTGGGGAGCGCCAGTCACCGCCATTCAATTATTGATCATCAAAGTAGTCGCAGACGGAATTCCTGGTTTTAGTTTAAGTGTAGAACCTTCAGAAGAAAAAAATATGGAAAAACAACCGATCCATAAAAACGAGAGTATTTTTTCTCAAGGATTGGCAGTTAAGATTCTTGAAATCTCTGTTGTGTTTACGATCGTAACTTTATTGGCTATAGTTATTGGACGCACACAATCAGTTGCTATTGCTGAAACCATGACATTTATAGTATTAGGTTTATCAACGATCATCCATATGTATAACTGTCGCAGTGAACAATCGATTTTACGCTTAAAATTTCTAGGTAATCCATTGCTTGTCTTAACAACAATGATTGGCGCACTGATCATCGTTTTGTTAGTAACAATCCCTGTTACACAACATATCTTTGGGTTTGTTACGATTGGTCTCACGAACTGGTTATGGGTCCTTGGTTTATCTCTAATTCCAGTCATCTATATCGAAATAAAAAAATGGACACATCTGTTTTAA
- a CDS encoding L-lactate dehydrogenase, with protein sequence MKKTSRKVVIVGTGFVGTSIAYAMINQGVANELVLIDVNQEKAEGEALDLLDGMAWGEKNVSVWSGDYNECKDANLVILTAGVNQKPGQTRLDLVKTNAMITRQIVKEVMDSGFDGIFVVASNPVDILTYLTWKESGLPASRVVGTGTTLDTTRFRKEIALKLAVDPRSVHGYILGEHGDSEVAAWSHTTVGGKPIMEYVEKDHRLEENDLTVLADKVKNAAYEIIDRKKATYYGIGMSTTRIVKAILNNEQAVLPVSAYLNGEYGEEDIFTGVPSIVDENGVREIIELSITPQEKAMFHQSVSELKAVLDTVR encoded by the coding sequence ATGAAAAAAACAAGTCGTAAAGTTGTTATCGTAGGTACAGGTTTTGTCGGTACAAGTATTGCTTATGCGATGATCAATCAAGGTGTTGCCAATGAACTTGTCTTAATCGATGTCAACCAAGAAAAAGCAGAAGGAGAAGCATTAGACTTACTAGATGGAATGGCATGGGGCGAAAAGAACGTTTCTGTGTGGTCTGGTGATTACAACGAATGTAAAGATGCTAACCTAGTGATCTTAACTGCTGGTGTCAACCAAAAACCTGGTCAAACACGCTTAGATCTAGTGAAAACAAATGCGATGATCACACGTCAAATCGTGAAAGAAGTAATGGATTCAGGCTTTGATGGCATTTTCGTCGTAGCTTCAAATCCTGTTGATATCTTGACTTACTTAACATGGAAAGAATCAGGCTTACCAGCTTCTCGAGTGGTAGGAACTGGAACAACATTAGATACAACACGTTTCAGAAAAGAAATTGCATTAAAACTTGCAGTCGATCCACGTAGCGTTCATGGATATATCTTAGGTGAACATGGGGATTCAGAGGTTGCTGCTTGGTCACATACAACAGTTGGTGGCAAACCAATCATGGAATATGTAGAGAAAGATCATCGTTTAGAAGAAAATGATTTAACAGTGCTTGCTGATAAAGTAAAAAATGCAGCATATGAAATCATCGATCGTAAAAAAGCAACATATTACGGTATCGGTATGAGTACTACTCGAATCGTCAAAGCAATCCTAAATAATGAACAAGCTGTCTTACCAGTTTCAGCTTACTTAAATGGCGAGTATGGGGAAGAAGATATCTTTACTGGTGTACCATCGATCGTAGACGAAAATGGGGTAAGAGAGATCATTGAATTATCGATCACTCCTCAAGAAAAAGCAATGTTCCATCAATCAGTTAGTGAATTAAAAGCAGTACTTGATACAGTACGCTAA
- a CDS encoding beta-galactosidase has protein sequence MKTYNDTRLLHGGDYNPEQWLAHPEILKKDFELMDKAHVNTVTVGIFSWSTLEPEEGVYHFEWLDKVFEAMHKRNGRVILATPSGGRPQWLSEKYPEVNRTNILGQKHHHGFRHNHCYTSPIYRKKVQQINRQLAERYGNHPALLMWHISNEYSGECYCDFCAEKWRDWVKDKYQTLDAVNDAWWMTFWSNSYSSWSQVVPPSPLGEHKVHGMDLDWKRFVTDQTIDFFLNEIEPIREITPNLPVTTNFMAEGHDQQDFIPLEGLDYSRFAEVIDIVSWDSYPDWHNPYEPLHLTAMKSAYIHDQYRSLKKQPFLVMESTPSYVNWHAYNKAKKPGMHILSGMQQLAHGSDSTLYFQWRQSLGNSEKFHGAVVGHDNSEKNRVFQEVATYGKRLDTLAAIKGTPKEAKVAILFDWESNWALKRGGGFGRPTRRYIQTLQENYRFFWERDIAVDILTPNQDFSDYALVIAPMLYLMQEDTMKELSEYVKKGGILIGSYFTGMVNENDQLHLGEWPQTLQTIFGLLPQELETLYPGEHNQILYQGKSYQTKDYCGIVQETTGKVIATYSQDFYVNTPALVENRLGQGTAYYLAARTDLDFLEVFYQPMIEKLALQQEIVKDTQPKVSIQSRTDGQHNYYFLMNFSEERQQLELLQPLLDLETNQTLTGLLTFAPYEVKILKKEN, from the coding sequence GTGAAGACGTATAACGATACTCGTTTGCTACATGGCGGCGATTATAATCCAGAACAATGGTTGGCTCATCCTGAAATATTAAAAAAAGATTTCGAGTTGATGGATAAAGCCCATGTCAACACAGTGACTGTCGGTATCTTTTCGTGGAGTACATTAGAGCCGGAGGAAGGGGTTTATCACTTTGAGTGGCTAGACAAAGTATTTGAAGCGATGCACAAACGAAATGGTCGCGTCATTTTAGCAACACCAAGTGGCGGAAGGCCCCAATGGTTGAGTGAAAAATATCCAGAAGTCAATCGGACCAACATTCTTGGACAAAAGCATCATCACGGCTTTCGACACAACCACTGCTACACGTCACCAATCTATCGAAAAAAGGTCCAACAAATCAATCGACAATTAGCCGAGCGCTACGGCAACCATCCGGCGCTACTAATGTGGCATATCAGCAATGAATACTCTGGGGAATGCTATTGTGACTTTTGTGCAGAGAAATGGCGTGACTGGGTCAAAGACAAATATCAGACACTAGACGCGGTGAATGACGCATGGTGGATGACATTTTGGAGTAATAGTTATTCCAGTTGGTCTCAAGTCGTTCCGCCTTCACCTCTAGGAGAGCATAAAGTACATGGCATGGACTTAGACTGGAAACGATTCGTGACGGATCAGACGATTGATTTTTTCCTCAATGAAATCGAACCGATCCGAGAAATCACTCCTAATCTTCCAGTTACGACTAATTTTATGGCAGAAGGACATGATCAACAGGACTTTATCCCACTTGAAGGACTGGATTACTCCCGCTTTGCAGAAGTCATTGATATCGTTAGTTGGGATAGTTACCCTGACTGGCATAATCCGTATGAGCCCTTACACCTGACTGCGATGAAATCGGCTTACATCCATGACCAATATCGTTCCTTGAAAAAACAACCTTTTCTTGTCATGGAATCAACACCTAGTTACGTGAATTGGCACGCATACAACAAAGCAAAAAAACCAGGGATGCATATTTTGAGTGGGATGCAACAACTTGCACACGGTTCAGATAGTACGCTCTATTTTCAATGGCGGCAATCACTCGGAAATTCCGAAAAATTCCATGGTGCAGTCGTAGGACATGATAATTCAGAGAAAAATCGAGTCTTCCAAGAAGTAGCTACTTATGGTAAACGTTTAGACACGCTAGCTGCGATCAAAGGTACACCAAAAGAAGCTAAAGTAGCTATTCTATTTGACTGGGAAAGTAATTGGGCATTAAAACGTGGAGGCGGGTTTGGACGACCAACTCGTCGCTATATCCAAACGTTGCAAGAGAATTATCGATTCTTTTGGGAAAGAGATATTGCGGTAGATATCCTTACACCGAATCAAGACTTCTCTGATTACGCGTTAGTCATCGCGCCTATGCTCTATTTGATGCAAGAAGATACGATGAAGGAACTTTCGGAGTATGTGAAAAAGGGCGGTATCTTGATCGGTAGCTATTTTACCGGGATGGTCAACGAAAATGATCAGTTACATCTTGGCGAATGGCCACAAACACTACAAACCATTTTCGGGTTGCTTCCACAAGAGCTTGAGACCCTTTATCCAGGGGAACACAATCAAATTCTTTACCAAGGGAAATCTTATCAAACCAAAGATTACTGCGGGATTGTCCAAGAAACGACAGGAAAAGTGATTGCTACGTACAGCCAAGATTTTTATGTCAACACACCTGCTTTAGTTGAAAATCGCCTAGGACAGGGAACAGCTTACTACTTGGCTGCTCGTACAGATCTTGATTTTTTAGAAGTGTTCTATCAGCCGATGATTGAAAAATTAGCGTTGCAACAAGAGATCGTCAAAGACACACAGCCAAAAGTATCGATCCAATCTCGAACAGATGGTCAACACAACTATTACTTTCTCATGAATTTTTCTGAAGAGAGACAACAGCTTGAGTTGCTTCAACCGCTCTTGGACCTTGAAACCAATCAAACGCTTACTGGCTTACTCACATTTGCCCCTTATGAAGTAAAAATTTTAAAGAAAGAAAATTAA
- a CDS encoding alpha-galactosidase, whose product MIEQLNDRLFHMSNPHTSFILHVMQNGQIEQIYYGKPLRGLTDEEIDYLVAEQNKSAGTVKFFEDDSNFTLTDHPQAYPVYGTSDFKEGAIELSSNQAPYYTDFRFVEATTKKGKARNLDCPTTYGDKEESETLSLRLIDQERQLELILHYTLFCDSTAIVQSQTLTNQSKTDLQIHRMLSGVLNLSTKAYDFTHFSGAWLKERHEKKRPLEQGIVSIGSLKGASSHQHNPFIRLDHQQSTLDHGEVYGLNLVYSGNFIAQAEVDEWDKTRVMIGIHPSQFRWTLAPEDSFTTPEAVLMYSDAGTNGLAQHFTHFIENHLIDRKWRDTPRPIVFNNWEATYFDFTEEKLLSLATIGKHLGMECFVLDDGWFGKRNNDRSSLGDWTVDKQKFPTGLASFANKLKNMGLQFGMWFEPEMISPDSQLLKQHPDWVVKHPYSRISVGRGQYVLDFSNPDVVAGIYEQMAAIIEETNLTYIKWDMNRNITEAYSAYLEKQAIHQQEFFHRYVQGVYALYGKLLTAYPDLLIEGCAGGGGRYDLGILFYSPQIWPSDNSDGVERLSILSGTLAGYPLSSFSNHVSASPNHQVLRETSLAFRQDVAMFGPLGYELDLLALTDEEKQQISERIAFYKAHRHLLTHGKFVQILPNRPYDNEICWGVFSHDRSEAIIGFYQKMARANPAAKAYLPFPDYLKKDRYYQINGQETVSGNLLKNVGLKKPRLFTGVNHATYQLAGDCQSFIYHIVERKDTK is encoded by the coding sequence ATGATTGAACAACTAAATGATCGCTTATTTCATATGAGCAATCCTCACACTAGCTTTATCCTCCATGTCATGCAAAATGGACAGATCGAGCAAATTTATTATGGAAAACCTTTACGCGGTTTAACTGACGAAGAGATCGACTATTTAGTCGCAGAACAGAATAAATCGGCTGGAACAGTTAAGTTTTTTGAAGATGATTCGAACTTTACCTTAACCGATCATCCACAAGCATACCCAGTGTATGGTACTTCTGATTTTAAAGAGGGGGCTATCGAACTTTCGAGTAATCAAGCGCCTTATTATACAGATTTTCGTTTTGTCGAAGCAACGACTAAAAAAGGAAAGGCAAGAAACCTAGATTGCCCAACAACTTATGGGGATAAGGAAGAATCGGAAACACTTTCTTTAAGATTAATAGATCAAGAACGTCAACTAGAGCTGATACTTCATTACACACTGTTTTGCGATTCTACTGCAATCGTTCAAAGTCAGACATTGACGAACCAATCTAAAACCGATTTGCAGATCCACCGCATGCTTTCAGGCGTGTTGAATCTTTCTACTAAAGCCTACGATTTCACCCATTTTTCAGGAGCATGGCTGAAAGAACGTCATGAAAAGAAGCGTCCGCTTGAGCAAGGGATCGTCTCAATCGGTTCACTAAAAGGAGCAAGTAGTCATCAGCACAATCCCTTTATCCGTTTAGATCATCAACAGTCAACGCTTGACCATGGCGAAGTTTACGGGTTGAATCTCGTTTATTCCGGAAATTTTATTGCTCAAGCAGAAGTGGATGAGTGGGATAAAACGAGAGTGATGATCGGCATCCATCCCTCACAATTCAGGTGGACTTTAGCTCCTGAAGATTCTTTTACAACACCCGAAGCGGTCTTGATGTATAGTGATGCGGGGACGAACGGTCTAGCGCAACACTTTACGCATTTTATCGAAAATCATCTGATCGATCGTAAATGGCGAGATACACCACGACCGATCGTATTCAATAACTGGGAAGCGACTTATTTTGATTTTACTGAAGAAAAACTTTTATCTCTTGCGACCATTGGTAAACATTTAGGGATGGAATGTTTTGTTTTAGACGATGGCTGGTTTGGTAAACGAAACAATGACCGTTCCTCTTTAGGTGACTGGACAGTTGATAAACAAAAATTTCCGACTGGACTTGCTTCCTTTGCAAATAAGCTAAAGAACATGGGGCTTCAATTCGGCATGTGGTTTGAACCGGAAATGATATCTCCTGACAGCCAGCTGTTGAAACAACATCCTGATTGGGTAGTCAAACATCCTTATTCACGCATCTCAGTCGGACGTGGGCAATATGTCCTTGATTTTTCAAATCCAGACGTGGTAGCAGGCATCTATGAGCAAATGGCAGCCATTATTGAAGAAACGAACTTAACTTATATCAAATGGGATATGAACCGAAATATCACTGAAGCCTATTCTGCTTATTTAGAGAAACAAGCAATCCATCAGCAGGAGTTCTTCCATCGCTATGTTCAAGGGGTCTATGCGCTTTATGGCAAATTATTGACCGCTTATCCTGATCTTTTGATCGAAGGGTGTGCTGGTGGCGGCGGAAGATATGATTTAGGCATACTATTTTATAGTCCGCAAATCTGGCCTAGCGATAACAGTGACGGGGTGGAACGTTTAAGTATCCTGAGTGGAACGTTGGCAGGCTATCCGCTTTCCAGCTTTAGTAATCATGTTTCTGCTTCACCTAACCATCAAGTATTACGTGAGACTTCTTTAGCCTTCCGCCAAGATGTAGCGATGTTTGGGCCTCTAGGGTATGAATTAGACCTCTTGGCTTTGACAGACGAAGAGAAGCAACAGATCAGCGAGCGTATCGCTTTTTACAAAGCACATCGTCACTTGCTGACTCATGGAAAATTTGTTCAGATTTTGCCAAATCGTCCGTATGATAATGAAATTTGCTGGGGTGTTTTTAGTCATGATCGATCCGAGGCGATCATTGGGTTTTATCAAAAAATGGCACGAGCAAATCCAGCCGCAAAAGCTTATCTGCCTTTTCCAGATTATCTGAAAAAAGATCGTTATTATCAAATCAATGGACAAGAGACGGTCTCTGGCAATCTTTTGAAGAATGTTGGCTTGAAAAAACCTCGTTTGTTCACAGGAGTCAATCATGCGACTTACCAGCTTGCCGGGGATTGCCAATCATTCATTTATCATATCGTAGAAAGGAAGGATACGAAGTGA
- a CDS encoding rRNA processing protein, whose protein sequence is MTNYDGEKEKRLRGSMAPKTDDEVALAGTNSGETTDKEEALAGTNSGEAKEVAMSGSNAVEEEPTPEKHPLKEEIEEVVEEAKEKFDAFKAKHKE, encoded by the coding sequence ATGACTAATTATGATGGAGAAAAAGAAAAACGATTAAGAGGGTCAATGGCGCCTAAAACGGACGATGAAGTCGCGTTAGCCGGGACTAACTCAGGAGAGACAACCGACAAAGAAGAGGCTTTAGCTGGAACTAACTCTGGCGAAGCAAAAGAAGTCGCAATGTCTGGTTCAAATGCAGTAGAAGAAGAACCTACACCTGAGAAACATCCCTTAAAAGAAGAAATCGAAGAAGTGGTGGAAGAAGCAAAAGAAAAATTTGATGCGTTTAAAGCCAAACATAAAGAATAA
- a CDS encoding type IA DNA topoisomerase, producing MKTVILAEKPSQAKAYAETFKKRKKHEGYFEISDPLFSGEVTITYGFGHLVEMVPPGEYEERWAKWSLPNLPIFPDQFKYTVPPEKRTQFAIVKRQLQAADTIIIATDSDREGEAIAWSIIQQANAFTKQKQYFRLWINSLEKEAIYQGFKQLKPAEQFYPKYKEAQARQHADWLIGMNGSPLYSLLLQQKGISGSFSLGRVQTPTLYMIYQLQEEIRKFKKEPYFEGEAQIKSQHGQFVGKIEPKQTFKTANELVAAIEDKGAHLGPQQGTILQVTKKVKQQSSPRLFSLSSLQSKMNQLMKVSAKATLDAVQGLYESKFLSYPRTDSFYITESEHQYLVQNLDRYKAFLGIQEVATPETFPKKRYVDAKKVQEHHAIIPTKTLPTKERFAKLSRLEQAIYLQVMRTTLAMFAENYRYEETVILTGVQRLRLKSVGKRPIAEGWQQILSVKSKKKSDGQLLPKVSEQEVVTVDLRSLEKETQPPKPYNEGTLITAMKTAGKTLDDEEAQEILKEVEGIGTEATRASIIENLKQRHYIEVNKNDIQVTAKGITLCKAVAGESLLTSAEMTARWESYLKKIGERQGTPEVFLENIKKFILHLLEVVPEQVKKVDLSEEQSGLMQIEAMEKKNDQIGRCPKCKKGIVMLYPKIATCTNKECDFKLWPTIAKKKLTKTNLRDLLSKGKTSKVVKGFTGKKGKFDAVLVLKEDLTIGFSFPWMEKQE from the coding sequence ATGAAAACAGTGATACTCGCTGAAAAGCCTTCTCAAGCAAAAGCATATGCGGAAACATTCAAAAAAAGGAAAAAGCATGAGGGCTATTTTGAAATCAGTGATCCATTATTTTCAGGGGAAGTAACGATTACGTATGGATTTGGTCATTTAGTTGAAATGGTTCCTCCTGGAGAGTATGAAGAACGTTGGGCTAAGTGGTCACTGCCTAACTTACCGATATTTCCAGACCAGTTCAAATACACGGTCCCTCCAGAGAAACGGACGCAATTTGCAATTGTTAAACGGCAATTACAAGCGGCGGATACGATTATTATCGCAACGGATAGTGACCGTGAAGGTGAAGCGATTGCTTGGTCGATCATCCAGCAAGCCAACGCATTTACAAAGCAAAAGCAGTACTTTCGTTTATGGATCAATTCATTGGAAAAAGAAGCTATTTATCAAGGGTTCAAGCAACTAAAACCGGCGGAGCAGTTTTATCCAAAATATAAAGAAGCGCAAGCGCGTCAACATGCGGATTGGCTGATTGGGATGAATGGTAGTCCATTATATAGTTTACTTTTGCAACAAAAGGGGATCTCTGGAAGTTTTTCATTAGGTCGTGTCCAAACGCCAACGCTTTATATGATCTATCAGTTACAAGAAGAAATCAGGAAGTTCAAAAAAGAGCCTTATTTCGAAGGGGAAGCACAGATCAAAAGTCAACATGGGCAGTTTGTCGGTAAAATCGAGCCGAAACAAACTTTTAAGACTGCGAACGAATTAGTTGCTGCGATTGAAGATAAAGGCGCTCATTTAGGTCCCCAGCAAGGAACGATCTTACAAGTAACGAAAAAAGTAAAGCAACAGAGTAGCCCAAGGTTGTTTTCTTTATCTAGCTTACAATCGAAAATGAACCAATTGATGAAAGTTAGTGCGAAAGCCACGCTTGATGCCGTCCAAGGGTTGTATGAAAGTAAGTTTTTGAGTTATCCTCGGACAGATTCTTTTTATATTACAGAAAGTGAACACCAGTATCTTGTTCAAAATCTTGATCGGTATAAAGCGTTTCTAGGAATCCAAGAGGTAGCAACGCCAGAAACATTTCCTAAAAAAAGATATGTCGATGCCAAAAAAGTCCAAGAGCATCATGCGATCATTCCAACGAAAACGCTACCGACGAAGGAACGTTTTGCGAAGCTTTCTCGGCTGGAACAAGCGATCTATCTACAAGTGATGCGTACGACTTTAGCAATGTTTGCTGAAAACTATCGCTACGAAGAAACGGTGATACTTACAGGGGTGCAACGATTACGTTTGAAGAGTGTCGGGAAACGTCCGATTGCAGAAGGGTGGCAACAAATCTTGTCTGTCAAAAGCAAGAAAAAATCAGATGGTCAACTTTTGCCTAAAGTCAGTGAACAAGAAGTGGTTACGGTTGATCTAAGGAGTCTTGAGAAAGAAACTCAGCCGCCTAAGCCATACAATGAAGGAACGTTGATCACTGCGATGAAAACAGCAGGGAAGACCTTAGACGATGAAGAAGCGCAAGAGATCTTAAAAGAAGTCGAAGGAATCGGAACAGAAGCTACCCGAGCAAGTATTATTGAAAACTTGAAGCAACGACACTATATAGAAGTCAATAAAAACGATATCCAAGTGACTGCTAAAGGAATTACTTTGTGTAAAGCTGTCGCAGGGGAGTCCTTATTGACAAGTGCTGAAATGACTGCGCGTTGGGAAAGCTATTTGAAGAAGATCGGTGAACGTCAGGGGACGCCAGAAGTCTTTTTAGAAAATATCAAAAAGTTTATCCTCCATTTATTAGAAGTCGTACCAGAACAAGTGAAAAAAGTCGATTTATCGGAAGAACAAAGTGGCTTGATGCAAATCGAAGCGATGGAAAAGAAGAATGATCAAATAGGGCGCTGTCCGAAATGTAAAAAAGGGATCGTGATGTTATATCCAAAGATTGCGACATGTACGAATAAGGAATGCGATTTTAAATTATGGCCCACGATTGCCAAGAAAAAATTGACCAAAACGAATCTTAGAGATTTACTATCAAAAGGGAAGACTAGTAAAGTGGTCAAAGGCTTCACTGGTAAAAAAGGGAAATTTGACGCTGTTCTAGTATTGAAAGAGGATTTAACGATCGGTTTTTCATTCCCCTGGATGGAGAAACAAGAATAA